A portion of the Halodesulfovibrio aestuarii DSM 17919 = ATCC 29578 genome contains these proteins:
- a CDS encoding flagellar hook assembly protein FlgD has translation MQVSTTQYLNSTYSKDLSAKEPKSSLGKDDFMKLLTAQMSNQDPLKPTDDTQMLAQLAQFSSLEQLTALNTTAENSNAALSAINVTNAVGYIGKAVVAGGANVHKGSEGCSPVYYTVPEGVDTIKAHVYDASKKIVDTVVLSGTGEGEHTFTWNGTNTQGNLPEGQYSVGFEARDKNGKLVQVGSKVAGKVTGVTSQDGKTVLELEGGRTVNLVDITRVEQPSTENNEEDESDNS, from the coding sequence ATGCAAGTATCAACAACACAATATTTGAACTCAACGTATTCAAAGGACCTTTCAGCCAAAGAGCCAAAATCATCGCTCGGCAAAGATGATTTTATGAAATTATTGACGGCGCAAATGTCTAATCAGGATCCGTTGAAACCTACTGATGACACTCAGATGCTTGCACAGTTGGCTCAGTTCTCCTCTCTTGAACAGCTTACTGCATTGAACACTACTGCTGAAAATTCAAACGCAGCTCTTAGCGCAATTAACGTTACCAATGCCGTTGGTTACATTGGGAAAGCTGTTGTTGCCGGTGGTGCTAATGTTCACAAAGGCAGTGAGGGATGTAGCCCTGTATACTACACTGTCCCTGAGGGTGTTGACACTATTAAGGCTCATGTTTACGACGCATCCAAAAAAATTGTTGATACAGTTGTTCTCTCTGGGACAGGTGAAGGTGAGCATACCTTTACTTGGAATGGCACAAATACACAGGGTAATTTACCTGAGGGGCAATACTCTGTCGGTTTCGAAGCACGCGATAAAAACGGTAAACTTGTTCAAGTTGGCTCGAAAGTTGCTGGTAAGGTTACAGGCGTTACTTCGCAAGACGGAAAAACTGTTCTCGAACTTGAAGGCGGCCGAACTGTGAATCTCGTTGATATTACTAGAGTAGAGCAGCCTTCAACTGAAAATAATGAAGAAGACGAGAGTGATAACAGTTAA
- a CDS encoding flagellar hook protein FlgE yields the protein MSVMGSMYTGISGLTTHAERMSVLGNNLANTSTVGFKSGSVQFEDLFYSSRTLGASVGQVGHGSRVSSIYQDFSQGAYENTGSVTDLAIGGRGFFMVKDSVNGTEYVTRAGNFNFNKEGFLVNPQGLRVQGWKAGVTEASLTQGPIGDLQLDTFQSEPKETSIMSLSLNLSNKAVDKTTPAVPPAAGVGTDYFALFTKWDANTSPKEPIGDDTYSYQKTMNVFDKSGSAHEVTVYFDKARDETGRVTWEYVVAADPSEDGRPAFASADKKGVLMAGTMSFNSAGAMENMSAYTYRNSAVAPAVSNPDLKASWLPAEFDENGFPIFTANFSGLADVNDTNDVSATGEKPERIALDFGMSSKSAGMAYVNATQTMANTETADTNIASIAAADINKTKKAATSYDIASTTNSMNQDGYTAGFLQEITVDRNGVVSGRYSNGRKEELFVLGISDFANEQGLNLVGGNLYTASSSSGQANVSTANTGRVGNVSSNTLELSNVDMSRQMVKLITTQRGYQSNSKVITTSDEMLQEAINLKR from the coding sequence ATGAGCGTTATGGGATCAATGTACACAGGTATTTCTGGACTTACCACTCACGCAGAGCGCATGTCTGTACTTGGTAACAACCTCGCCAACACCAGTACTGTTGGCTTTAAGAGCGGCAGCGTTCAGTTTGAAGATCTTTTTTACTCCAGCCGTACTCTTGGTGCATCCGTAGGCCAGGTTGGTCACGGTTCCCGTGTATCGTCCATCTATCAGGATTTTTCACAGGGCGCTTACGAAAACACTGGTTCAGTTACAGACTTAGCAATCGGTGGTCGTGGCTTCTTTATGGTTAAGGACTCTGTAAATGGCACTGAATATGTTACCCGCGCTGGTAACTTCAATTTCAATAAAGAGGGGTTCCTTGTTAACCCTCAGGGACTGCGAGTTCAGGGTTGGAAGGCTGGAGTTACAGAAGCTTCTCTAACTCAGGGGCCAATTGGTGATCTTCAGTTGGATACCTTCCAGTCAGAACCTAAAGAAACCAGTATCATGTCACTTTCTCTCAACTTGTCTAATAAAGCTGTGGACAAGACAACGCCAGCAGTTCCACCTGCGGCTGGTGTGGGAACAGACTATTTTGCTCTCTTCACTAAGTGGGATGCAAACACCTCACCAAAAGAACCGATTGGCGATGATACTTATTCTTACCAGAAGACGATGAATGTCTTCGATAAATCCGGCTCTGCTCATGAAGTTACGGTGTATTTTGATAAAGCAAGAGACGAAACAGGCAGGGTTACATGGGAATACGTTGTAGCCGCAGACCCGAGTGAGGATGGACGCCCAGCCTTTGCCAGTGCAGATAAAAAAGGTGTGTTGATGGCAGGTACTATGAGTTTTAATAGCGCTGGTGCCATGGAAAACATGTCTGCTTATACATACCGAAATTCAGCAGTTGCACCAGCTGTTTCTAACCCGGATCTTAAAGCAAGCTGGCTCCCTGCTGAGTTTGATGAAAATGGTTTTCCAATTTTTACTGCCAACTTTTCCGGTTTGGCTGACGTAAACGATACGAATGATGTGTCTGCTACTGGTGAGAAGCCGGAACGCATTGCTCTTGATTTCGGTATGAGTTCAAAAAGTGCGGGAATGGCGTATGTAAACGCTACTCAGACCATGGCAAACACTGAAACTGCCGATACCAACATCGCCAGTATTGCAGCTGCTGATATAAATAAAACCAAAAAAGCTGCTACCTCATACGACATAGCTTCAACTACTAACAGTATGAACCAAGATGGTTACACTGCAGGCTTTTTGCAGGAAATTACGGTAGATAGAAACGGCGTTGTGTCTGGTCGTTACTCAAATGGTCGTAAGGAAGAGTTGTTTGTTCTTGGAATTTCAGATTTTGCAAACGAACAAGGTCTTAATCTTGTAGGTGGCAACCTATATACCGCAAGCTCTTCTTCCGGGCAGGCAAATGTCTCAACAGCGAATACAGGCCGTGTAGGCAATGTGTCCTCAAATACATTGGAATTATCTAACGTAGATATGTCGCGCCAGATGGTTAAGCTTATTACCACTCAGCGTGGATATCAGTCTAACTCTAAGGTTATTACAACATCTGATGAAATGCTTCAGGAAGCAATTAACCTTAAGCGATAG
- a CDS encoding flagellar hook-associated protein FlgK, which translates to MSIYDLMSIGNNALMNAKLGTSVTSNNIANADVKGYTRTTVNYASRAPITRNGMQFGTGADAVNLDRHYNYFVEQQYLASNGQQQFWNAKAETLYSVESLFKQGDKGYGLSAALDKYFSSWNALTQDADSSAYRMELSEYSNTLATMLHTMSDSLKQEQQATNKAIELGVGDANALMKDIAELNRSIMAQPENLVLHDERDRKVRELGVLLPVKSIQQTDGSFTIITQAGQTLVDGIDAFELVQKGPEATTNLASGSAFEGAIKFEGQSSQELKVEMINAGAVGTAEFRVSTDGGKTWLTDEDGVERTFTSGDVDNKVVVNGVSIWFEDSAPATALSKSDSFNIVAKDAVYWKKTSAHLVNITPLGGYGNEAGRLSGGRLGGLLAARDSGIVSYQERMDAFAKELIWQTNYQHSQGAGLEHYKETVSTNAVLDPNVAFDMSNLVYGNKITDGTLSFQTYTPQGAPDGDRVEIAVTPGMTLQQLVDEINDTPTGAPKMEATIEGGRLKLKSRTVDGSFEFAGDTSGVLAAMGLNTFFSGSSCADIALEARIANDPKRINAAVVNGLGLVNSGDNTNATALHKLMDKSVTLDSIHTNTSTTFSKHLSSLTALVGADMDGASRNKVYNETVTKDLESRQQSEAGVNMDEELSNLSKFQNSFDAASKLITTANEMFDTILRLKS; encoded by the coding sequence ATGTCTATTTATGATCTTATGTCTATCGGTAACAATGCGTTAATGAACGCCAAACTTGGCACCAGTGTTACCAGTAATAATATCGCTAATGCTGATGTAAAAGGATATACACGTACTACAGTAAATTATGCTTCACGAGCACCAATCACACGCAATGGCATGCAGTTTGGAACTGGTGCAGATGCAGTGAATCTTGATCGTCATTACAATTACTTTGTTGAGCAGCAGTACTTGGCTTCAAATGGTCAACAACAGTTTTGGAATGCAAAAGCGGAAACATTGTACAGTGTTGAATCCTTGTTTAAGCAGGGCGATAAAGGTTATGGACTTTCTGCTGCGCTTGATAAGTACTTTTCAAGCTGGAACGCGCTTACTCAGGATGCGGATAGTTCTGCATACCGTATGGAACTTTCAGAGTATTCGAACACTTTGGCAACAATGCTGCATACTATGAGTGATTCGTTAAAGCAGGAACAGCAGGCAACCAATAAAGCTATCGAGCTTGGCGTTGGAGATGCAAATGCTTTAATGAAGGATATTGCCGAGTTAAATAGAAGCATTATGGCGCAGCCTGAAAACCTTGTATTACACGACGAACGAGATCGTAAAGTTCGTGAGTTGGGTGTGTTGCTTCCTGTAAAATCCATTCAACAGACAGATGGTTCTTTTACAATAATCACTCAGGCCGGACAAACTCTTGTGGATGGGATCGATGCTTTTGAACTGGTTCAAAAAGGTCCTGAAGCTACTACTAATTTAGCATCCGGGTCAGCTTTTGAAGGTGCAATTAAGTTTGAAGGTCAGAGCTCACAAGAACTTAAGGTTGAAATGATTAACGCCGGCGCAGTAGGTACCGCAGAATTCAGAGTATCAACTGATGGCGGAAAAACTTGGCTTACAGATGAAGATGGTGTTGAACGTACGTTTACATCGGGTGATGTTGATAACAAGGTCGTTGTGAATGGTGTTTCAATTTGGTTTGAAGATTCAGCTCCGGCCACTGCGTTATCAAAATCTGATTCATTCAACATTGTTGCGAAGGACGCAGTCTACTGGAAAAAAACTTCTGCACACCTTGTAAATATAACGCCACTTGGCGGTTATGGTAATGAAGCCGGCCGTCTTAGCGGTGGTCGCTTAGGTGGGTTGTTAGCTGCCCGTGATAGCGGAATTGTTAGCTATCAAGAAAGAATGGATGCATTCGCGAAAGAACTCATTTGGCAGACAAACTATCAGCATTCACAAGGCGCAGGACTTGAGCATTATAAAGAAACTGTAAGTACTAATGCTGTACTCGACCCCAATGTAGCATTTGATATGTCTAACTTGGTGTACGGCAATAAGATTACTGACGGTACGTTGAGTTTCCAGACGTATACACCGCAGGGTGCTCCGGACGGTGATCGCGTTGAAATAGCTGTAACTCCGGGAATGACCCTGCAGCAGCTTGTTGATGAAATTAACGATACTCCGACAGGAGCACCAAAGATGGAAGCAACCATTGAAGGTGGTCGACTGAAATTGAAGTCTAGAACCGTAGACGGAAGTTTTGAATTTGCCGGAGACACCTCAGGTGTTCTTGCAGCTATGGGGCTTAACACCTTCTTTAGTGGCTCAAGCTGTGCTGATATAGCTCTTGAAGCACGTATTGCAAACGACCCTAAGCGTATTAACGCAGCTGTTGTTAATGGACTTGGACTTGTTAACAGTGGGGACAACACTAATGCGACAGCTTTACATAAACTGATGGACAAGTCTGTTACCTTAGACTCTATCCACACAAACACTTCAACAACGTTTTCAAAGCATTTAAGCTCTCTGACAGCGCTTGTTGGTGCCGATATGGATGGCGCGTCACGAAACAAGGTTTATAACGAAACTGTGACTAAAGATCTTGAAAGTCGTCAGCAGTCCGAGGCTGGTGTGAACATGGATGAAGAGCTTTCAAACTTATCTAAATTCCAGAATAGTTTTGATGCAGCTTCTAAATTAATCACCACTGCAAATGAAATGTTTGACACCATCCTTAGACTGAAGTCTTAG
- a CDS encoding flagellin, whose translation MRIARSMIYTQSLNGMNSSMSEILRLGEQAASQKRINRPSDDPSGAALVLDLQSHINSLAQYNENITSAKGWLDTANEQMGTISKTIIRMQELAEQGATGTVTTKQRDLIATELRELQVQLVGLTNGDYAGNSLFAGAAIDKPAYQVGLGATVENANQTLVHSINGDAEKSIAIKFPVPTATQNVGVAAIPFTYSEDGGTTWKNATIPAGGPGTIPVQLGGVEVNFEAGEQITQDTSMVIRPAAIYTGSIDGEADARYYGANATINPVASGVFKSPIAVRIENDPSVTIGAATPVEFSYSLDNGESWIRSTGSTDEFLNIPGGQLDLGGTGVLNKGEQFLVNPVDSAIRIEISEGNSVQVNSVGSNFFGGIYADKATGATAAVDGLPSEKNIFEVVGNLIASLEMDDQDGVKKCLGDLKIANEHITTETGVLGGRQNRLEFALDAHGKSKISTESRISVIQDIDVAKVSTESDRANYIYKSVLSTSAKIMNLSLLDYLK comes from the coding sequence ATGCGTATTGCTCGTAGTATGATATACACCCAGTCCCTTAACGGAATGAACAGTTCAATGTCTGAAATTCTTCGTTTAGGGGAACAGGCCGCAAGTCAAAAGCGTATCAACCGTCCTTCTGATGACCCAAGTGGTGCTGCTCTTGTGCTTGATTTGCAAAGTCACATCAATTCATTGGCTCAGTACAATGAAAATATAACCAGTGCTAAGGGTTGGCTTGATACTGCGAACGAGCAGATGGGCACTATCAGCAAAACAATTATCCGTATGCAGGAGCTGGCAGAACAGGGCGCAACCGGTACTGTCACAACAAAACAGCGAGATTTGATAGCAACAGAGCTTCGCGAACTTCAGGTTCAGCTTGTTGGGCTTACAAATGGTGATTACGCAGGCAACTCATTATTTGCAGGTGCAGCTATTGATAAGCCAGCGTATCAGGTTGGGCTGGGGGCGACTGTCGAGAATGCTAATCAGACTCTTGTACACAGCATTAATGGCGATGCTGAAAAAAGTATTGCAATCAAATTTCCGGTACCGACAGCAACTCAGAATGTTGGCGTAGCAGCTATTCCATTTACGTACTCAGAAGATGGAGGAACTACATGGAAGAATGCGACAATCCCAGCGGGTGGACCAGGTACTATTCCAGTGCAGCTTGGCGGGGTTGAAGTCAATTTTGAGGCAGGCGAACAAATTACTCAAGACACTTCTATGGTTATCCGGCCTGCTGCCATTTACACAGGATCAATTGATGGTGAAGCAGATGCAAGATATTATGGAGCTAATGCGACAATCAATCCAGTAGCAAGCGGGGTTTTCAAAAGCCCAATAGCTGTGCGTATTGAGAATGATCCCTCTGTAACCATTGGCGCTGCGACTCCCGTTGAGTTTTCCTATAGCTTGGACAATGGCGAATCATGGATTCGTTCGACCGGCTCAACTGATGAATTTTTGAATATTCCGGGTGGTCAGCTCGATTTAGGCGGAACCGGTGTTCTGAACAAGGGTGAGCAGTTTTTAGTTAATCCGGTAGACTCCGCGATCCGTATAGAAATTAGTGAAGGCAACAGTGTACAAGTTAACAGTGTAGGCTCAAATTTCTTTGGCGGTATATATGCAGACAAAGCAACCGGTGCCACTGCAGCTGTTGATGGACTTCCTTCAGAAAAAAATATCTTTGAAGTTGTAGGAAATCTTATAGCTTCTTTAGAAATGGACGATCAGGATGGTGTGAAGAAGTGTTTAGGTGATCTTAAGATTGCTAATGAACATATCACCACCGAAACAGGCGTATTAGGCGGAAGGCAAAACCGTTTAGAATTTGCGCTCGATGCACATGGAAAAAGTAAAATTTCCACTGAATCACGAATTTCTGTGATTCAGGACATTGATGTTGCAAAAGTGTCAACTGAATCTGACCGGGCAAACTACATTTATAAATCAGTGCTCTCTACGAGCGCAAAAATAATGAATTTGAGCTTGCTCGATTATTTGAAGTAG
- the fliD gene encoding flagellar filament capping protein FliD, whose amino-acid sequence MSDYWSSKTIFAGWATKTDFNSIIDATVKTEKFRYNQLSKEEAETSFKKEQIEGLNNTLMTYKKQLESMDTVDEFLVKKVTSSKSEIATATVKAGAEEGVHTLDVKELASAATVTSNDLDEVAYTAADTTMTFDYDGKTYSVGVKSGMTTKELANAISLASDNKVKASVVDLGYDSKFKLQMRGMDLGAGHDITLSPELQAVLEGQQDPAVALPAGTPAVTAVASKNARFVIDGIELQRDSNSISDVTEGVTYNLNAIEDGVVIKIDTDYDAIVSNVEKFVELTNQLRTGFDLVKNYENEELDKKGVHYSLKSNSQIKAVENTLKNILTTQGDGFIQGSGAGDDLYATLGTLGVKTIARTDDKNFGKLEFNKDATVISDGKQTFMDLLKADPEAVANVFAAAGQGGSSDDSTLEFNNSMYALGLTSAGTYAIEYDGVALPTTGDSNTITMKVNGVDKQVGYDATTQLATIKEGNAKGLSFKVVDTSTGTHSATIAIKEGKVKETINALNEITAAGTGTFNVMIKGYTDQIDHPIYGLKKKMEDELARVDALEKQLIAKYAKTEKTLSQYQNIQSMLEFQLKSQLSDK is encoded by the coding sequence ATGTCTGATTATTGGTCATCCAAAACAATTTTTGCAGGCTGGGCAACAAAAACGGATTTTAACTCCATTATTGATGCGACAGTTAAAACGGAAAAATTCCGTTATAATCAGCTTTCCAAAGAAGAAGCTGAAACAAGTTTTAAGAAAGAACAGATCGAGGGCTTGAATAACACTCTTATGACATACAAGAAACAGCTCGAATCAATGGATACCGTTGATGAGTTTCTTGTAAAAAAAGTGACCTCTTCCAAGAGTGAGATTGCCACAGCCACAGTAAAAGCTGGTGCTGAAGAAGGAGTTCATACTCTGGATGTAAAGGAACTTGCATCTGCTGCTACAGTGACCTCTAATGATCTAGATGAAGTTGCATATACTGCAGCCGACACTACGATGACCTTTGATTATGATGGCAAGACTTATTCTGTTGGCGTGAAGTCAGGAATGACAACTAAGGAATTAGCTAACGCTATTTCACTTGCCTCTGATAATAAAGTTAAGGCTTCTGTTGTTGATCTTGGGTATGATTCTAAGTTCAAACTTCAGATGCGAGGTATGGATTTAGGTGCCGGGCATGATATTACACTGTCTCCTGAACTTCAGGCTGTTCTTGAGGGGCAACAAGATCCTGCAGTCGCTTTACCTGCTGGAACCCCCGCCGTAACAGCTGTTGCATCTAAGAACGCACGATTTGTGATTGACGGGATTGAACTACAACGTGATTCAAACTCCATTAGTGATGTAACAGAAGGCGTTACGTATAACCTGAATGCCATAGAAGATGGTGTGGTTATCAAAATCGATACTGATTACGACGCCATTGTGAGTAATGTTGAAAAATTTGTTGAGCTTACAAACCAACTGCGTACGGGTTTTGATTTAGTTAAGAACTATGAAAATGAAGAGTTAGATAAGAAGGGTGTACATTACAGTCTGAAAAGTAACTCACAGATTAAAGCCGTTGAGAACACCTTAAAAAATATTCTTACAACGCAGGGGGATGGTTTTATTCAAGGTAGTGGGGCAGGTGATGATCTATACGCTACACTTGGTACACTTGGGGTTAAAACTATTGCTCGTACAGATGATAAGAACTTTGGTAAACTAGAGTTCAATAAAGATGCTACTGTAATTAGCGATGGTAAGCAGACCTTTATGGATCTTCTTAAGGCTGACCCTGAAGCTGTTGCAAACGTGTTTGCTGCTGCTGGACAGGGTGGAAGCAGTGATGATTCTACGTTAGAATTTAACAATAGTATGTATGCCCTTGGATTAACTTCTGCTGGAACATATGCCATTGAATATGATGGTGTCGCGCTTCCAACTACTGGTGATTCCAACACTATTACGATGAAGGTCAATGGTGTTGATAAGCAGGTCGGCTATGATGCAACAACCCAACTTGCTACAATTAAAGAAGGTAATGCAAAGGGCTTGAGTTTTAAGGTTGTTGATACCTCTACAGGCACGCATTCAGCAACGATTGCGATAAAAGAAGGTAAAGTAAAAGAGACAATCAACGCGTTAAATGAGATTACTGCTGCGGGAACGGGTACTTTTAATGTAATGATTAAAGGTTATACGGATCAAATTGATCATCCTATCTATGGTCTTAAAAAGAAGATGGAGGATGAGCTAGCCCGTGTTGATGCTTTAGAGAAGCAACTCATTGCAAAATACGCGAAAACGGAAAAAACTTTGTCGCAATATCAGAATATTCAGTCAATGCTGGAGTTCCAACTGAAGAGCCAGTTGTCAGACAAGTAA
- a CDS encoding flagellin, with protein sequence MTYTQVDSSQVVVSDNGYGGNNTTDITASAELMAFYANAIANNNATFEVSSDDINWTSQAIGATAAGTAGQSIRITIDDGVNKRVDTITNNDSAAVLTLTAATGGLATSAASNASAGTITASSSETTSVNVHFGSSSASTDSYNVELGRSDADYLGIGANAGDHVLTAGSAKQALENINEAIKMKDATRAGLGATQNRLSATIDNISVQKENLQAAESRISDVDVATEMTEFNKQQILANAAVSMLSQANNLPQMAQKLLG encoded by the coding sequence ATGACATACACCCAAGTTGATTCCAGTCAAGTTGTCGTTTCTGATAACGGTTATGGTGGCAACAACACTACTGACATTACCGCCAGCGCTGAGCTCATGGCGTTTTATGCAAATGCAATTGCTAACAATAACGCTACATTTGAAGTTTCAAGTGATGACATTAACTGGACATCTCAAGCAATCGGGGCTACCGCTGCCGGTACTGCTGGACAGAGCATTCGCATCACCATTGATGACGGCGTGAATAAACGAGTCGATACAATTACGAACAATGACTCTGCTGCCGTTTTAACACTTACTGCAGCTACAGGCGGACTGGCAACATCTGCAGCGTCTAACGCATCTGCAGGTACAATTACGGCATCAAGCTCTGAAACTACTAGCGTTAATGTTCATTTTGGTTCAAGCAGCGCATCTACAGATAGCTACAATGTAGAACTTGGCAGATCTGATGCAGACTACCTTGGCATTGGAGCGAATGCAGGAGACCACGTACTCACTGCTGGCTCAGCAAAACAAGCTCTTGAAAACATCAATGAAGCAATCAAAATGAAAGATGCTACTCGTGCAGGCCTTGGTGCTACACAGAACCGTCTTTCTGCTACTATTGACAACATCTCTGTTCAGAAAGAAAACCTTCAGGCTGCTGAGTCCCGCATCTCTGACGTAGACGTAGCAACTGAAATGACTGAATTCAACAAACAGCAGATCCTTGCTAACGCAGCAGTTTCCATGCTTTCTCAGGCAAACAACCTGCCTCAGATGGCTCAGAAACTCCTCGGCTAG
- a CDS encoding RNA polymerase sigma factor, translated as MEPTIIIERAIDSTQCPAPTKINSDEKHLVALCLEGNQVAWNRFVSDFGAIIRHAVSWTLNHHGVATVASDDIVQDIFFRLIKSEYRLLEAWDSSRGTLKTWLAVVSRSAAIDFIRTDRTYLYDAIDEHENIKAEAAHLLDMPELPLHVLSTRQKSVLQCLYGEDLTAVEAARQLDIHPQTVRSIHHTALQKLRAAMFH; from the coding sequence ATGGAACCGACTATCATTATTGAAAGAGCTATTGATTCTACTCAGTGCCCTGCACCAACAAAAATCAACTCTGACGAAAAACACCTTGTTGCATTATGTCTGGAAGGCAATCAGGTCGCATGGAATCGCTTTGTTTCTGACTTCGGCGCTATTATCCGTCATGCTGTTTCATGGACGCTCAACCATCATGGTGTAGCAACTGTCGCATCAGATGATATCGTACAGGATATCTTCTTCCGCCTCATCAAATCCGAATATCGTTTACTTGAAGCTTGGGACAGCTCTCGCGGAACATTGAAAACATGGCTGGCTGTTGTATCCCGCAGTGCAGCAATCGACTTTATTCGCACAGACCGTACCTATTTATATGATGCAATTGATGAACACGAAAACATCAAAGCAGAAGCAGCTCACCTTCTGGACATGCCGGAACTGCCATTGCACGTTCTTTCAACCAGACAAAAAAGCGTGCTTCAATGCTTATACGGTGAAGACCTCACCGCAGTAGAAGCAGCAAGGCAGCTTGATATCCATCCGCAGACAGTGCGCAGTATCCATCACACAGCCTTGCAAAAGCTTCGCGCAGCAATGTTCCATTAA
- a CDS encoding response regulator transcription factor, translating to MNSLLLVDSDKEASRAYATALREERFSCTECNSAAEVAALELTGAYDLLIMEMNLPDMNGFDFLASLRSQSQIPIVVLSSRPDSIDKIVALEMGADDYLCKPILERELIARVRSILRRSRTNYVGSVSRSRTYMFDGVEIDTSARLVRRNGVSLGLTQVEYAILEMLIDAAGQTVPRELISLKALGKELAPYDRSIDVHISKLRKKLGDVSDRMERIVTVRGIGYFYSMPSEEKKAE from the coding sequence ATGAACTCCCTGTTGTTGGTTGATTCAGACAAAGAAGCGAGCCGTGCCTATGCAACGGCATTGAGAGAAGAACGTTTCTCGTGCACAGAGTGTAATAGCGCGGCAGAAGTTGCTGCGTTGGAACTGACTGGTGCCTATGATCTGCTGATAATGGAGATGAATTTGCCGGATATGAACGGGTTTGATTTTCTTGCTTCATTGCGGAGTCAGTCTCAAATACCCATTGTGGTGTTATCTTCCCGTCCGGATAGTATTGATAAGATTGTCGCGCTGGAGATGGGGGCGGATGATTATCTGTGTAAGCCGATACTCGAACGGGAATTAATTGCCCGTGTACGAAGTATCCTGCGACGAAGCCGCACAAATTATGTTGGCTCTGTTTCACGTAGCCGTACATATATGTTTGATGGTGTAGAGATTGATACCAGCGCCAGACTTGTGCGCCGCAATGGCGTTAGCCTTGGGTTAACTCAGGTGGAATATGCTATTCTTGAGATGCTGATTGACGCTGCTGGGCAAACTGTTCCGCGTGAATTAATTTCTCTGAAAGCACTGGGGAAAGAGCTTGCCCCCTATGATCGTAGTATTGATGTGCATATTAGCAAACTGCGTAAGAAGCTTGGGGACGTGAGCGACAGAATGGAACGCATTGTAACCGTTCGTGGAATTGGATATTTTTATAGTATGCCGTCGGAAGAGAAGAAGGCAGAATAG
- a CDS encoding 4Fe-4S dicluster domain-containing protein, whose protein sequence is MPKKKKGQTLVCVYPDWCKGCGLCVAFCPGKVLQLNALGKAEVVQPEECINCGFCELHCPDFAIAVRPKVSENGMHIRASCEPGETGGAGKTSGSDVTPQKAVVEG, encoded by the coding sequence ATGCCAAAGAAGAAAAAAGGCCAAACTCTTGTGTGTGTATACCCCGATTGGTGTAAAGGATGCGGTTTATGTGTTGCATTCTGTCCCGGGAAGGTTCTTCAACTCAATGCGTTAGGTAAGGCAGAGGTGGTTCAGCCGGAAGAGTGTATTAATTGTGGTTTTTGTGAACTTCATTGCCCTGATTTTGCGATTGCGGTCAGGCCGAAAGTTTCTGAAAACGGTATGCATATTAGAGCTAGTTGTGAACCGGGTGAAACTGGCGGAGCTGGAAAAACAAGCGGATCAGACGTAACTCCTCAAAAAGCAGTTGTAGAGGGCTAG